From the genome of Hymenobacter sp. PAMC 26628, one region includes:
- a CDS encoding Smr/MutS family protein encodes MNVGDRVRLLTGTEEGIVTRLLDSELVEVAIDNDFTIPVLRREVVVVAADESKNFNRAAPTYGPGQQPGRNANASKKDRSQVPKPTAANAAKATPTLAEALAAVASSGPAAAKAPGGKVPSAGAAPAAKGLFLALVNQSPELLGVTLINNTEGDVLYTYGEETSARPYRALAAGQLGPKASTKPLAFLHLKDFETWPAAVVQFLPHRHNGDAAYELINKRQGFKASTFYSSRRPAPVIGADAYLFQLDEKAAAAIAPEQLAQEAPATPAPEAAKAPAGIDAAALRAQLTGDAPAKPAAIVAAAAPKPAAPVVAPPHEFDLHFEALRPDNAEELSNTAILRIQLDAFEDALVRALATNMHEIVFIHGMGNGTLRKEIHRQLSRNKDIKFFEDSRKEKFGYGATLVRLK; translated from the coding sequence ATGAACGTAGGAGATAGAGTACGCCTGCTTACCGGCACCGAAGAAGGCATCGTAACCCGCCTGCTCGACAGCGAGCTGGTGGAAGTGGCCATCGACAACGATTTCACCATTCCCGTGCTGCGCCGCGAAGTGGTGGTGGTGGCCGCCGACGAAAGCAAAAACTTCAACCGCGCCGCCCCCACCTACGGCCCCGGCCAGCAGCCCGGCCGCAACGCCAACGCCAGCAAGAAAGACCGCAGCCAGGTACCCAAGCCCACGGCGGCCAACGCCGCCAAGGCCACCCCCACCCTGGCCGAGGCCCTGGCCGCCGTGGCCAGCAGCGGCCCCGCCGCGGCCAAGGCCCCCGGCGGCAAGGTGCCGTCGGCCGGCGCGGCCCCGGCCGCCAAGGGCCTGTTCCTGGCCTTGGTGAACCAGTCGCCCGAGCTGCTGGGCGTCACGCTTATCAACAACACCGAAGGCGACGTGCTGTACACCTACGGCGAGGAAACCTCGGCCCGCCCCTACCGGGCCCTGGCCGCCGGCCAGCTGGGCCCCAAAGCCAGCACCAAGCCCCTGGCGTTTCTGCACCTGAAGGACTTTGAGACCTGGCCCGCCGCCGTGGTGCAGTTCCTGCCCCACCGCCACAACGGCGACGCGGCCTACGAGCTCATCAACAAGCGCCAGGGCTTCAAGGCCAGCACGTTTTACTCGAGCCGCCGCCCGGCCCCGGTCATCGGCGCCGATGCGTACCTGTTCCAGCTCGACGAGAAAGCCGCCGCCGCCATCGCCCCCGAGCAGCTCGCCCAGGAGGCCCCCGCCACGCCCGCGCCCGAAGCCGCCAAGGCCCCGGCCGGCATCGACGCGGCGGCCCTGCGCGCCCAACTCACCGGCGACGCGCCCGCCAAACCGGCCGCCATTGTGGCTGCCGCGGCCCCCAAGCCCGCCGCGCCCGTGGTGGCCCCGCCCCACGAGTTCGACCTGCACTTCGAAGCCCTGCGCCCCGACAACGCCGAGGAACTGAGCAACACCGCCATCTTGCGCATCCAGCTCGACGCCTTCGAGGACGCCCTGGTGCGGGCCCTGGCCACCAACATGCACGAAATCGTGTTCATCCACGGCATGGGCAACGGCACGCTCCGCAAGGAAATCCACCGCCAGCTCAGCCGCAACAAGGACATCAAGTTCTTCGAAGACTCGCGCAAAGAGAAGTTCGGCTACGGCGCCACGCTGGTGCGGCTGAAGTAG
- a CDS encoding SusC/RagA family TonB-linked outer membrane protein, translated as MKQPYLAKLWVLLLFALLGFSAEAQAQTGSVSGRVLDEKNTGIPGATVLVAGTSLGVSSDVDGNFRIANIPAGPQTIVLTFVGYNEVRRPVTIVAGQDVTISAALSVNATELGEAVVIGYGTQRKQDVTGAITTVNAKDFVQGQVTNPEQLIQGKVAGVQITTDGGAPGAGTTIRIRGGSSLNANNNPLIVIDGVPVDTPNGTGNFAVAGVSNPLSLINPNDIETYTVLKDASATAIYGSRASNGVILITTKKGNTGDKLTVNLVSNTSLAARYNSVAVLSADEFRATVQAVAPQQVALLGTGNTDWQKQIFRTAMTYDNNVSLAGSVGKLPFRASIGNLEQRGILITNSLIRNSGSLSLSPVLLDNHLRVNVNVKGTWIDNNFADAGAIGSALAFDPTQNVFSDNATYSNYFQYLQGNGTPQQNVPTNPVATLMLQRNRSTVKRSIGNIQLDYKLHFLPDLHANVNLGYDVTRATGTNLVAASSAGSYFNNPLDPANTTARGGSFNYYSQQRNNKLLEAYLNYTKQFTETSRLELLAGYSYQDFVTTAPAYANYLGDATTVRTLAANNPFRTQYTILSYYGRANLTLNNRYIFTGTLRNDASSRFSPSNRNALFPAASFAWRLKEESFLKDSKAFSDLKLRVGYGITGQQDVVAAAGSDYPYIQRFQQNVPSAQYQLGGVYYTPYSPLGYNSNLKWEQTSTYNAGLDFGFFDNRLTLSADAYYRKTTDLLAVIPIPGLVNFTNRLVSNVGSLENKGIELNLNGNVVQSERINWSVNANATYNVNRILSLGPQAADFQGIENTGISGGTGTNIGNYRVGSPSSAFYVYQQAYGANGKPVDGVYVDTNGDGKIDSNDRRIFQQSAPKVLLGFGSNLSYSRLSLAFSLRANLGNYVYNNVNANLGNYQGIVGQNTYVANVTRDANNTGFLNSSQARYSSDYYIQNASFLRMDNVTLGYNAGKVLNGKGSLRLSAAVQNVFVATKYTGLDPEIPNGVDNNVYPRPRTYTFGLNLSI; from the coding sequence ATGAAACAACCTTACTTAGCAAAACTCTGGGTTTTGCTTTTATTTGCGCTGCTGGGCTTTAGTGCTGAGGCCCAGGCACAAACCGGCTCGGTGAGCGGGCGCGTGCTCGACGAGAAAAACACAGGTATTCCCGGCGCTACTGTGCTGGTGGCAGGTACGTCGCTGGGCGTTTCCAGCGACGTGGACGGCAACTTCCGCATCGCTAATATTCCGGCCGGCCCGCAAACGATTGTACTCACCTTCGTGGGTTACAACGAAGTACGCCGGCCGGTGACCATCGTGGCTGGCCAGGACGTAACGATCAGTGCGGCTCTCTCCGTGAACGCCACCGAGCTGGGCGAGGCCGTGGTGATTGGCTACGGCACCCAGCGCAAGCAGGACGTGACCGGCGCCATTACGACAGTGAACGCTAAGGACTTCGTGCAAGGCCAAGTTACCAACCCCGAGCAGCTGATTCAGGGCAAGGTAGCCGGCGTGCAGATCACGACCGACGGCGGGGCCCCGGGCGCCGGCACCACCATCCGCATCCGCGGGGGTTCGTCGCTGAACGCCAACAACAACCCGCTCATCGTGATTGACGGCGTACCGGTGGACACCCCCAACGGCACGGGCAACTTCGCTGTGGCCGGCGTGTCGAACCCGCTGAGCCTCATCAACCCCAACGACATCGAGACCTACACGGTGCTGAAAGACGCCTCGGCGACGGCCATCTACGGCTCGCGGGCGTCGAACGGGGTAATCCTCATCACCACCAAAAAAGGCAACACGGGCGACAAGCTGACCGTCAACCTGGTGTCCAACACGTCGCTGGCGGCCCGCTATAACTCGGTAGCGGTGCTTTCGGCCGACGAGTTCCGGGCCACGGTGCAGGCGGTAGCGCCCCAGCAAGTGGCTTTGCTCGGTACGGGCAACACCGACTGGCAAAAGCAGATTTTCCGCACGGCCATGACCTACGACAACAACGTGAGCCTGGCCGGCTCGGTGGGCAAGCTGCCCTTTCGCGCCTCTATCGGCAACCTGGAGCAACGCGGCATCCTCATCACCAACAGCCTCATCCGCAACTCGGGCTCGCTGAGCCTGAGCCCTGTTCTGCTCGATAACCACCTGCGGGTGAACGTGAACGTGAAAGGCACCTGGATAGACAACAACTTCGCCGACGCCGGGGCCATCGGCTCGGCGCTGGCCTTCGACCCGACGCAGAACGTATTCAGCGACAACGCCACTTACAGCAACTACTTCCAATACTTGCAAGGCAACGGCACGCCCCAGCAGAACGTGCCCACCAACCCGGTGGCCACGCTCATGCTCCAGCGCAACCGCAGCACCGTGAAGCGCAGCATCGGCAACATTCAGCTCGACTATAAGCTGCACTTCCTGCCCGACCTGCACGCCAACGTGAACCTGGGCTACGACGTGACCCGCGCCACCGGCACCAACCTGGTGGCTGCCAGCTCGGCCGGCTCGTACTTCAACAACCCGCTCGACCCTGCTAACACCACGGCCCGCGGCGGTTCGTTCAACTACTACTCGCAGCAGCGCAACAACAAGCTGCTCGAAGCCTACCTGAATTATACTAAGCAGTTCACCGAAACCAGCCGCCTGGAGCTGCTGGCCGGCTACTCGTACCAGGACTTCGTGACGACGGCCCCGGCCTACGCCAACTATCTAGGCGACGCCACCACGGTGCGTACGCTGGCCGCCAACAACCCGTTCCGCACCCAGTACACCATCCTCTCGTACTACGGCCGGGCCAACCTGACACTCAATAACCGTTACATCTTCACCGGCACGCTGCGTAACGACGCCTCGTCGCGCTTCTCGCCCAGCAACCGCAACGCCCTGTTCCCAGCCGCCTCGTTCGCCTGGCGCCTCAAGGAAGAGAGCTTCCTGAAGGATAGCAAAGCCTTCTCGGACCTGAAGCTGCGCGTGGGCTACGGCATCACCGGCCAGCAGGATGTGGTGGCCGCCGCCGGCAGCGACTACCCCTACATCCAGCGCTTCCAGCAGAACGTGCCCTCGGCCCAGTACCAGCTCGGCGGCGTGTACTACACCCCCTACTCGCCCCTGGGCTACAACAGCAACCTGAAGTGGGAGCAAACCAGCACCTACAACGCCGGCCTGGACTTTGGCTTCTTCGATAACCGCCTCACCCTGAGCGCCGACGCTTACTACCGCAAAACCACCGACTTGCTGGCCGTTATCCCCATCCCGGGCTTGGTGAACTTCACCAACCGGCTGGTATCGAACGTGGGCTCGCTGGAGAACAAAGGCATTGAGCTGAACCTGAACGGCAACGTGGTGCAGAGCGAGCGCATCAACTGGAGTGTGAACGCCAACGCTACCTACAACGTGAACCGCATCCTCTCGCTGGGGCCCCAGGCCGCCGACTTCCAGGGCATTGAGAACACCGGCATTTCGGGCGGCACGGGCACCAACATCGGCAACTACCGCGTGGGCTCGCCCTCGTCGGCCTTCTACGTGTACCAGCAAGCGTACGGCGCCAACGGCAAGCCCGTGGATGGCGTGTATGTGGACACCAACGGCGACGGCAAAATCGACTCCAACGACCGCCGCATCTTCCAGCAGTCGGCCCCGAAAGTGCTGCTCGGCTTCGGTTCGAACCTGAGCTACAGCCGCCTCAGCCTGGCCTTCTCACTGCGTGCCAACCTGGGCAACTACGTGTACAACAACGTAAACGCTAACTTGGGCAACTACCAGGGCATTGTGGGCCAAAACACCTATGTGGCCAACGTGACGCGCGACGCCAACAATACCGGTTTCCTCAACTCCAGCCAGGCCCGGTACTCGTCAGATTACTACATCCAAAACGCCTCTTTCTTGCGTATGGACAACGTAACCCTCGGCTACAACGCCGGTAAAGTGTTGAACGGCAAAGGCAGCCTGCGCTTGAGCGCCGCTGTGCAAAACGTGTTCGTGGCCACGAAGTACACCGGCCTCGACCCCGAGATTCCGAACGGCGTGGACAACAACGTGTACCCGCGCCCCCGCACCTACACGTTTGGCCTGAACCTGAGCATTTAA
- a CDS encoding DUF4961 domain-containing protein, which yields MKILRLFGGLLLSLTVLATRAQVVTVQPTFFTADTPVTLTFDATQGNAGLAGFTGPVYIWTGAVTDKSVNQGDWKGGPRVNFNQPDPAALMTALGGDKYTITFTPRAFYGLAATDQLLKLAMLFRSGDGTKSGRATGGADIFVDAQVAALAVRITQPVPATAGNPQFVALNQQVAVAGTASAAATLTLYLNGTQVAQQANATALSATVTITQTGANVLRLTATDGGQTVEDTQTLVVRPAAPATAALPAGARPDGITYINGGASAILSLSAPGKQFVYVLGEFNNWQPTTAGFMNQTADNLSATPATVAATGRWWVQIDGLTPGQEYAYQFLVDGQLRVADPYCEKILDSNDDQYIPAATYPSLKAYPTGKTTGIVSVLQSNQAAYAWQTTNFQRPARTNLVTYELLVRDFVGAHNYQTLRDTLGYLQRLGVNAIELMPINEFDGNDNWGYSPDFYFAPDKYYGTKTALKQFIDECHRRGIAVVLDMVLNHSTGQSPMFQLYANGNNPAANNPWFNVTAPHPYSVYNDLNHESPYTRYFSKKVMQFWLQEYHVDGYRFDLAKGFTQKNSGTDVAAWGHYDQSRIDIWKDYYNTLVATDPTLYPILEHFADDDEETVLSNTGFMLWGNMNYSYTEATMGYVSTSDLSRGYYKTRGFNNPNLVTYMESHDEERLAFKNAAYGKASGTYSTKDFATSMARIGEAAAFFFTVPGPKLVWQFGEVGYDFTINRCPDGTVTNDCRTAGKPIRWDYENVAERRNLFNVYRSLIALKKTQPVFANPTAYDQQMTGATKLVHLSDANLSVTVVGNFDVVTQTVVPAFQSAGTWYNYLTGTSRAVTDVNAPLTLQPGEYAVYTSKPINSSTGTVLAARPQTTAAFRLAAFPSPAAGAATLHYELPAAAAVSLTICNVLGAAVATVPTAGRQAAGPHDLAVPTANLANGVYLVRLQAAGQQQTARLLVQH from the coding sequence ATGAAAATACTTCGACTCTTTGGAGGGTTACTACTGAGCTTGACGGTGCTAGCCACCCGGGCGCAAGTAGTCACGGTGCAGCCCACGTTCTTTACCGCTGACACGCCCGTTACCCTGACCTTCGACGCCACGCAGGGCAACGCTGGCCTGGCGGGCTTTACTGGGCCGGTGTACATCTGGACCGGGGCCGTAACCGACAAAAGCGTCAACCAGGGCGACTGGAAAGGGGGCCCCCGGGTTAACTTCAACCAGCCCGACCCGGCCGCGCTGATGACGGCGTTGGGTGGCGACAAGTACACCATCACCTTCACACCGCGGGCGTTCTACGGCCTAGCCGCCACCGACCAGCTCCTGAAGCTGGCCATGCTCTTCCGCAGCGGCGACGGCACAAAATCGGGGCGCGCCACCGGCGGGGCCGATATTTTCGTGGACGCGCAAGTGGCCGCCCTGGCCGTGCGCATCACGCAGCCGGTGCCCGCCACCGCCGGCAACCCGCAGTTTGTGGCCCTGAACCAGCAAGTGGCCGTGGCCGGCACGGCCTCGGCCGCCGCCACGCTCACGCTGTACCTCAACGGCACGCAGGTGGCCCAGCAGGCCAACGCCACGGCCCTGAGCGCCACCGTGACCATCACCCAAACCGGCGCCAACGTGCTGCGCCTGACGGCCACCGACGGCGGCCAAACCGTGGAAGACACCCAGACGCTGGTGGTGCGCCCGGCCGCGCCGGCCACAGCCGCGCTGCCCGCCGGGGCCCGCCCCGATGGCATCACCTATATCAACGGCGGCGCATCGGCCATCCTGAGCCTGAGCGCGCCGGGTAAGCAGTTCGTGTACGTGCTGGGCGAGTTCAACAACTGGCAGCCGACCACGGCGGGCTTCATGAACCAGACGGCCGACAACCTGAGCGCCACGCCTGCCACGGTGGCCGCCACTGGCCGCTGGTGGGTGCAAATTGACGGCCTCACACCGGGCCAGGAATACGCCTACCAGTTTCTGGTGGACGGGCAGCTGCGCGTGGCTGACCCGTACTGCGAGAAAATCCTGGACTCGAACGACGACCAGTACATTCCGGCCGCCACGTACCCCAGCCTGAAGGCCTACCCGACCGGCAAAACCACGGGCATCGTGTCGGTGCTGCAAAGCAACCAGGCCGCCTACGCGTGGCAAACCACCAACTTCCAGCGCCCCGCCCGCACCAATCTGGTAACCTACGAGCTGCTGGTGCGCGACTTCGTAGGGGCCCACAACTACCAAACCCTGCGCGACACGCTGGGCTACTTGCAGCGCCTGGGCGTGAATGCCATCGAGCTGATGCCCATCAACGAGTTCGACGGCAACGACAACTGGGGCTACAGCCCCGATTTTTACTTCGCCCCCGACAAATACTACGGCACCAAAACGGCCCTCAAGCAATTCATCGACGAGTGCCACCGCCGCGGCATTGCCGTGGTGCTCGACATGGTGCTGAACCACTCCACGGGCCAGAGCCCCATGTTCCAGCTCTACGCCAACGGCAACAACCCCGCCGCCAACAACCCGTGGTTCAACGTGACGGCCCCGCACCCCTACAGCGTGTACAACGACCTGAACCACGAGAGCCCCTACACCAGGTACTTCAGCAAGAAGGTAATGCAGTTCTGGCTCCAGGAATACCACGTCGACGGCTACCGCTTCGATTTAGCCAAGGGCTTTACCCAGAAAAACTCGGGCACCGACGTGGCCGCGTGGGGGCACTACGACCAGTCGCGCATCGACATCTGGAAAGACTACTACAACACGCTGGTAGCCACCGACCCCACCCTGTACCCCATTCTGGAGCATTTTGCCGACGACGACGAAGAAACCGTGCTCTCAAATACCGGCTTTATGCTGTGGGGCAACATGAACTACAGCTACACCGAGGCCACGATGGGCTACGTGAGTACCTCGGACCTGAGCCGCGGCTACTACAAAACCCGCGGCTTCAACAACCCGAACCTGGTGACCTACATGGAAAGCCACGACGAGGAGCGCCTGGCCTTTAAGAACGCGGCCTACGGCAAAGCCTCGGGCACGTACAGCACCAAGGATTTTGCGACCTCCATGGCCCGCATCGGCGAGGCGGCGGCGTTCTTCTTCACCGTGCCGGGGCCCAAGCTGGTGTGGCAGTTTGGCGAAGTTGGGTACGACTTTACTATCAACCGCTGCCCTGACGGCACGGTGACCAACGACTGCCGCACGGCCGGCAAGCCCATCCGCTGGGACTACGAGAACGTAGCCGAGCGCCGCAACCTGTTCAACGTGTACCGCAGCCTGATTGCGCTGAAGAAAACGCAGCCCGTGTTCGCCAACCCCACCGCTTATGACCAGCAGATGACCGGCGCCACCAAGCTCGTGCACCTTTCCGACGCCAACCTGAGCGTGACCGTGGTGGGCAACTTCGACGTGGTAACCCAGACCGTGGTGCCCGCTTTCCAGAGCGCCGGCACGTGGTACAACTACCTCACCGGCACCAGCCGCGCCGTGACGGACGTGAACGCGCCCCTGACGCTCCAGCCCGGCGAGTACGCCGTGTACACCTCGAAGCCCATCAATTCCAGCACCGGCACCGTACTTGCTGCCCGGCCCCAAACCACCGCCGCGTTCCGCCTAGCGGCCTTCCCGAGCCCCGCCGCTGGCGCAGCCACGCTGCACTACGAGCTGCCCGCCGCGGCGGCCGTCAGCCTTACCATCTGCAACGTGCTTGGCGCCGCGGTGGCTACCGTGCCCACCGCCGGCCGCCAGGCCGCGGGGCCCCACGACCTGGCCGTGCCCACCGCCAACCTGGCCAACGGCGTGTACCTGGTGCGCCTCCAAGCCGCTGGCCAGCAGCAAACTGCCCGCCTGCTGGTGCAGCACTAA
- a CDS encoding N-acetylglucosamine kinase encodes MILIADGGSTKCSWCQLDDANQRVYFNTEGYNPDFIDTPGIVRSLDQNLPDTLPRGEVREIHFYGAGVSSPAKAAIISNALRQLFPNVRTVEVTEDLLAAARALLGRGPGFAAILGTGTNSCLYDGKKITYNVDSLGYFLGDEGSGSFIGKRLMRDYLRGLLPDGLQGAFREAYQLGERNDILDRLYNQPLPNRFLASFAKFTYDHNNVSYCREIVLQSFEAFFQNIVLHYPRFQDYTFNCIGSVAYNFRDALTQVANSHGMEVGKIIRSPIDDLVEYHVTKD; translated from the coding sequence ATGATTCTCATTGCCGACGGCGGCTCTACCAAGTGCAGCTGGTGCCAGCTCGACGACGCCAACCAGCGCGTCTACTTCAACACGGAGGGCTACAACCCCGATTTCATCGACACGCCCGGCATCGTGCGCTCGCTCGACCAGAACCTGCCCGACACGCTGCCCCGCGGCGAGGTGCGCGAAATCCACTTCTACGGCGCCGGGGTATCGTCGCCGGCCAAGGCCGCCATCATCAGCAACGCCCTCAGGCAGCTGTTTCCGAACGTGCGCACGGTAGAGGTGACCGAGGACCTGCTGGCGGCGGCCCGCGCCCTGCTGGGCCGGGGCCCCGGCTTCGCTGCCATCCTGGGCACGGGCACCAACTCGTGCCTCTACGACGGCAAGAAGATTACTTACAACGTGGATTCGCTCGGGTACTTTCTGGGCGACGAAGGGTCGGGCTCGTTCATTGGCAAGCGCCTGATGCGCGACTACCTGCGCGGCCTGCTGCCCGACGGCTTGCAGGGCGCCTTCCGCGAGGCCTACCAGCTGGGCGAGCGCAACGACATCCTCGACCGCCTTTACAACCAGCCGCTGCCCAACCGCTTCCTGGCCAGCTTCGCCAAGTTCACCTACGACCACAACAACGTGAGCTACTGCCGCGAAATCGTGCTGCAAAGCTTCGAGGCGTTCTTTCAGAACATCGTGCTCCACTACCCGCGCTTCCAGGACTATACGTTCAACTGCATTGGCTCGGTGGCCTACAACTTCCGCGACGCCCTTACCCAGGTGGCCAACAGCCACGGCATGGAGGTGGGCAAAATCATCCGCTCCCCCATCGACGACCTGGTGGAGTACCACGTCACCAAAGACTAG
- a CDS encoding SusE domain-containing protein has product MASCKKDETQATIAPANAATLTASTANVVLKSVNGTQTAVTYTWSPITFTWGGTESTAYSPALTYSLQFDKKGNNFASPVSVDAGSGPTKTFTVASLNSSLISLGLAPEAATDVEVRLKATYASNVAPLYSPTLALNATPYSTELYISSSLSNDLAMAPKLLEIDGKPRQYQGYVYFGGTSASTFKVTNTRAANGTVYGNTGTAAIAAQPAGTAATGSLASPGSSFSVAPGFYLVQINLSNMTWSATPTTWAVIGAATPKGWDGDTPMTYDAAKKVWTVTTTLTNDQFKFRANGAWSVNLGNAKPVNGYLAPDGDNLQSPGAGKYTIMLDLNDITKPKYSVQ; this is encoded by the coding sequence TTGGCATCCTGTAAAAAGGATGAGACGCAGGCCACTATTGCCCCCGCTAACGCGGCCACGCTGACCGCTTCTACCGCGAACGTGGTGCTGAAAAGCGTTAACGGTACGCAAACTGCGGTGACGTACACGTGGTCGCCCATTACGTTCACCTGGGGCGGCACCGAATCAACGGCTTACTCCCCGGCCCTCACCTATTCGTTGCAGTTCGACAAAAAGGGCAACAACTTTGCTTCGCCCGTGTCCGTCGATGCCGGGAGCGGTCCCACCAAAACGTTTACCGTTGCCAGCTTGAACAGCAGCCTCATCAGCCTCGGCTTAGCGCCCGAAGCGGCAACCGATGTGGAAGTGCGGCTGAAGGCTACCTACGCCAGCAACGTCGCGCCCCTGTACTCGCCGACGCTGGCCCTCAACGCGACGCCGTATTCAACCGAGCTGTACATATCGAGCAGCTTGAGCAACGACCTGGCAATGGCCCCCAAGTTGTTAGAAATTGACGGTAAGCCCCGGCAGTACCAGGGCTACGTTTACTTCGGCGGTACTTCGGCGTCTACCTTCAAAGTGACGAACACGCGGGCAGCCAACGGTACCGTGTACGGCAACACCGGCACGGCCGCCATTGCGGCGCAGCCGGCTGGCACGGCTGCTACCGGCAGCTTGGCCTCGCCGGGCAGTAGCTTTTCGGTGGCCCCGGGTTTTTATTTGGTACAGATTAATTTGAGCAACATGACGTGGTCGGCCACCCCCACCACGTGGGCAGTCATTGGGGCGGCAACGCCGAAGGGCTGGGACGGGGACACGCCGATGACCTACGACGCCGCCAAAAAAGTGTGGACGGTGACCACCACCCTCACGAATGACCAATTCAAGTTCCGCGCAAATGGCGCCTGGAGTGTGAACCTGGGCAATGCCAAGCCAGTGAACGGTTATTTGGCGCCAGACGGCGACAACCTGCAATCCCCGGGCGCGGGCAAGTATACCATCATGCTGGATCTGAACGATATAACCAAGCCAAAGTATAGCGTCCAGTAG
- a CDS encoding RagB/SusD family nutrient uptake outer membrane protein, with the protein MKNIIFRNAAVLGFTSSLLLVASSCNKDLDRTPTYDLSTDAVFKDAAGYRTVAAKAYSGFAVTGPGGPDASSGDILGIDQGTSDYVRQLWSAQELTTDEAVIQWGDPGVQDWHNLNWTSSGVLVQGLYSRILYEITVCNGFLAEATDDKLSARGITGADLTDIKAYRAEVRFLRALAYYHAMDLYGNPPFATEADPIGGTTPPKQTTRAALFTYLESELKAIDADLLAPSQNANQYGRANKAAAWTLLAKMYLNAQVYTGTARYADCLTYAAKVIDTGGYSLQTTATSKATAYSRNFLIDNNTSPEIIFPIVFDGKRTQSYGGTTFLTHAAVAGTADTNWNPVKYGIGGGWGGIRTTPKLYQQFTDTASDTRGKFVTGGQTMDVISQTNFYNGYVPIKFKNVSSTGAAGADATFVDTDYPMFRLADVYLMYAEAAVRSNANLPQALTYVNLIRSRAYRNTTAGNITASALTTDFILNERSRELYWEGTRRTDLIRYGRFTTAAYLWPWKGGVAAGTSVPDTRNLFPIPSSDLSVNPNLVQNPGY; encoded by the coding sequence ATGAAAAATATTATTTTTCGGAACGCGGCCGTCCTAGGTTTCACCTCGTCGCTGCTGCTGGTGGCCTCGTCGTGCAACAAGGACCTGGACCGCACCCCCACCTACGACCTGAGCACGGACGCCGTGTTCAAGGACGCGGCCGGCTACCGCACAGTGGCCGCCAAGGCGTACAGCGGCTTTGCCGTGACGGGCCCCGGCGGCCCCGACGCGTCGTCCGGCGACATCCTGGGCATCGACCAGGGCACGTCGGACTATGTGCGCCAGCTGTGGAGCGCCCAGGAGCTGACGACCGACGAGGCCGTTATTCAGTGGGGCGACCCTGGGGTACAGGACTGGCACAACCTGAATTGGACGTCGAGCGGCGTACTGGTGCAGGGCCTGTACAGCCGCATCCTGTACGAAATCACGGTGTGCAACGGCTTCCTGGCCGAGGCCACCGACGACAAGCTCAGCGCCCGCGGCATCACCGGCGCCGACCTGACCGACATCAAGGCCTACCGGGCTGAGGTGCGCTTCCTGCGGGCCCTGGCGTACTACCACGCCATGGACCTGTACGGCAACCCGCCCTTCGCTACCGAAGCTGACCCCATCGGGGGCACCACGCCGCCCAAGCAAACCACGCGCGCCGCGCTCTTCACCTACCTCGAGTCGGAGCTGAAAGCCATTGACGCCGACTTGCTGGCCCCCAGCCAAAACGCCAACCAGTACGGCCGCGCCAACAAAGCCGCCGCCTGGACGCTGCTGGCCAAAATGTACCTGAACGCCCAGGTGTACACGGGCACGGCCCGCTACGCCGACTGCCTGACCTACGCCGCCAAGGTGATTGACACCGGCGGCTACTCGCTGCAAACCACGGCCACGAGCAAGGCCACGGCCTACTCACGCAACTTCCTCATCGATAACAACACGTCGCCGGAAATCATCTTCCCAATTGTGTTCGACGGCAAGCGCACCCAGAGCTACGGCGGCACCACCTTCCTGACCCACGCGGCGGTGGCCGGCACGGCCGACACCAACTGGAACCCGGTGAAGTACGGCATCGGCGGGGGCTGGGGCGGCATCCGCACCACGCCCAAGCTCTACCAGCAATTTACGGACACGGCGTCGGACACCCGCGGCAAGTTCGTGACCGGTGGCCAGACGATGGACGTGATTTCGCAGACGAACTTTTACAACGGCTACGTGCCCATCAAGTTCAAGAACGTCAGCTCGACCGGAGCCGCCGGGGCCGATGCCACGTTTGTGGACACCGATTACCCCATGTTCCGCTTGGCCGACGTGTACCTGATGTACGCCGAAGCTGCCGTGCGCTCGAACGCCAACCTGCCCCAGGCCCTCACCTACGTGAACCTGATCCGCAGCCGGGCCTACAGAAACACCACAGCCGGCAACATCACCGCCAGCGCCCTCACCACGGATTTCATCCTGAACGAGCGCTCGCGCGAGCTGTACTGGGAAGGCACCCGCCGCACCGACCTCATCCGCTACGGCCGCTTTACCACCGCGGCCTACCTCTGGCCCTGGAAAGGGGGTGTGGCCGCTGGCACTAGTGTGCCCGACACCCGCAACCTGTTCCCAATTCCGTCGTCGGACCTGAGCGTGAACCCCAACCTGGTGCAGAACCCCGGGTACTAA